A portion of the Apis mellifera strain DH4 linkage group LG6, Amel_HAv3.1, whole genome shotgun sequence genome contains these proteins:
- the LOC725965 gene encoding insulinoma-associated protein 1-like, translating to MLHSSLPRAFLAPGLNYLGYYGDEIHQHSYGTTWHIPMENPPTYSRVPDHHVLQTWDLSRSSTPCPLDLSLKPPPTPSTPKTEDSIVITDLKKDHRTLDEAHKESENCRYGRSPNDESSPLVVDDFDTVPRSSSVHSHSSYEQVLSKKEPSQAQELPVKACTFDEATRLVPFGSTNEISSKYYAHNQKLLLTSPNHHLQSAVQGYHQQLLLTPQHHLQGMQHAPMTPPSTPSPPQCPRRKAREENSSPGSTSSNTGASNGSRSSEKLLQRPKKKHARRLKFDEDTSSPVSGTVILGPDEAVVTGDIDPAFNIVEVTEEARAELAKIENRLGPYQCKLCRQLHEDAFQLAQHRCSRIAHVEYRCPECDKRFSCPANLASHRRWHKPRLANGEHSTSTASVEIPCTRCDAKFTRQAALRKHLASQHPEANNNNNNIILDTQGAAVGKTDVVQVVNDGSLNTEIP from the coding sequence ATGTTGCACAGTTCATTGCCACGGGCATTCCTCGCCCCCGGATTGAATTATCTTGGTTACTACGGTGACGAGATCCATCAGCATTCGTACGGCACCACTTGGCACATTCCAATGGAGAATCCCCCGACCTATTCAAGGGTCCCCGATCACCACGTTCTTCAAACCTGGGATCTGTCCAGATCGTCCACGCCATGCCCGCTCGACTTATCTCTGAAACCACCGCCTACACCAAGCACACCCAAGACCGAAGATTCGATCGTAATAACAGATTTGAAGAAGGATCACCGAACGTTGGATGAAGCGCACAAAGAGTCGGAAAATTGCAGATATGGGAGGAGTCCCAACGACGAGTCGAGCCCCCTCGTAGTCGACGATTTTGACACGGTCCCTCGAAGCTCCTCGGTGCACAGTCATTCGAGCTACGAGCAAGTTCTGTCCAAGAAAGAGCCTTCGCAAGCCCAAGAATTACCCGTCAAAGCTTGCACCTTCGACGAAGCCACCCGCTTGGTTCCCTTCGGCTCGACCAACGAAATTTCCTCCAAATATTACGCGCACAATCAAAAACTTTTGTTAACAAGCCCGAACCACCATCTGCAGTCTGCCGTACAAGGCTATCACCAACAACTTTTGCTGACTCCGCAGCATCACTTGCAGGGCATGCAGCACGCGCCCATGACACCGCCTAGCACGCCATCGCCTCCGCAGTGTCCCAGAAGGAAAGCAAGGGAGGAGAATTCGAGTCCAGGTTCAACTAGCAGCAACACTGGCGCGTCTAACGGGTCCAGATCGAGCGAGAAGCTTCTCCAGAGGCCGAAGAAGAAGCACGCCAGAAGGTTGAAGTTCGACGAGGACACGAGCAGCCCCGTATCGGGCACCGTGATTCTGGGCCCGGACGAGGCGGTGGTCACGGGAGACATCGATCCAGCGTTCAACATCGTCGAAGTCACCGAGGAGGCGCGAGCCGAGCTGGCCAAGATCGAGAACAGGCTCGGCCCGTATCAATGCAAGCTCTGCAGGCAGTTGCACGAGGACGCGTTCCAATTGGCCCAGCACAGATGCTCGAGGATAGCCCACGTCGAGTATAGGTGTCCCGAGTGCGACAAGAGGTTCTCATGTCCGGCCAACTTGGCGTCCCATCGACGCTGGCACAAACCTAGACTGGCCAACGGCGAGCATTCCACCTCCACGGCAAGCGTCGAGATACCGTGCACCAGGTGCGACGCCAAGTTCACCAGGCAGGCGGCGTTGAGGAAGCATCTGGCCAGCCAGCATCCAGAGGcaaataacaacaacaacaatattattttggaCACGCAAGGAGCCGCTGTTGGTAAGACTGACGTTGTTCAGGTGGTCAACGATGGCTCGTTGAACACCGAGATACCCTGA
- the LOC725935 gene encoding claspin-like has product MNKNYDLNNDNNADNNKCNVQYEFKESENIKKSEDITKKEENKFFNMKNFSNSDTNNTFNKILIETNKLNNEDNEIHNKTVEENKFDEKNNEYKNEINNYSDNEINIVNKTVKKKNIESDQTNNKHENNDIYNRLSKIIDSDSEEENIFTFNSNKNKSAYNKSEDEMTSEYNKNHLKDKNSTTKLFDSDTNDNILNKTDSEEIISKKITNSIKNKFQTLIDSESDEERKDDEELLNPIKHDKTKKYKEKYSKVKKVSLRASKEEAMKQIHSETQRLIRETEISLPYHKPKQRTLQEFLNRKKVITALPKAPTMAAKLKMSSIIVDEVLKEKEKEAEIFYKSSDSEDETKEINKENTDKEMNINMQDLKKNNVSRKLFIDNNLSILESNKEKNDIMKEINETLTETKETEYNNTIINDKTKENETNLEIAEIHCEFNKIENNNVMSKLSETAKNEKEDDLLQTDFSQNKNKEKDIYIDNNKYDSEIINKHSDISTSKNNNDYAKIVKQSLGITTDESDEYNEYGLPPPKFDESPDIIKKKTLLNININLEPKLRGIPGTVIDLSDNIKPSKKGISALIDRFICKHSKTKEHINDINDINDIKLTTMQIKESSNGLSIIKETLPYRLSNIANEDAKLEKPGAKLKRLKEELKQKMVLKRNEEWKQKEEEMKEQEIEWNESINEEDNFNEPYSPSIESHRTEEDELEEDDICIKKGKEKKRNVFIDDEAEVSENEINDSDEIEDEDEDEVQENSEEDEKLISENEDENSICDSNEASTKHKTFKRILESLDDDSKSSIIENNENIENQTSFPQITLDNKNFKENELSDNENDIPVFQIHIKNDSEYQNQTPKIKSNTLDFISPITQLTALNAHVGEENELITEEAETRDLFHQMRDFNKQATLQRKLFVSQDNVLDEDLMEICSGKFPDDKFICSKFAKETNVSETQLLELCSGTFNSQPNDKELVDIRDELFQNTEVSNEKNCSYYETDKKNKQQSKESWNKFRILSSDEEDSVEEEIDKKSKKRIKKLNLSDDEEDSSAISTNDEYDEKDDDEKFIDYDSEENEIIIPKKDIKQYATKFLEEEAELSESDCDVSADEDEQDLDKLEFEDGDNEEIDETKVKNQIGKLHMRQLLDEDQREVRMLQELLFEDGDLFSESTRERKFKWRNIDKQDDNDNSQPLEDKDGWVDLSDDEDEAKWRKIRHEREKFLAEKMKNVDTEIEDELNSSKIFKFGLKILKKRRIDESQKQDTLMETFDSEPKLKVPYSITEILNTSELNQTSRMIHNVMQKRSFLAKGEETLTRLAALAKRKETPLSTINAKNFVFTHVDVNTEDENVSTKQKNSTKRNQK; this is encoded by the exons atgaataaaaattatgatttgaataatgataataatgcagacaataataaatgtaatgtacaatatgaatttaaagaatcagaaaatattaagaaatcagAAGACATTacaaaaaaagaggaaaataaattttttaatatgaaaaatttctctaataGTGATACAaacaatacatttaataaaattttgatagaaaCAAATAAGCTTAACAATGAAGATaatgaaatacataataaaactgtagaagaaaataagtttgatgaaaaaaataatgaatataaaaatgaaattaataactattctgataatgaaattaacatAGTTAAtaaaactgtaaaaaaaaaaaatatagaatctgatcaaacaaataataaacatgaaaataatgatatatataatagattatccaaaataatagatagtgattcagaagaagaaaatatatttacttttaattccaataaaaataaatctgctTATAATAAATCAGAAGATGAAATGACttctgaatataataaaaatcatttaaaagataaaaatagtaCTACGAAATTGTTTGACAGTGATACAAatgataatattcttaataaaactgatagtgaagaaataatttcaaaaaaaattacaaacagt ataaaaaacaaatttcaaactttaataGATTCAGAATcagatgaagaaagaaaagatgatGAAGAACTATTAAATCCAATAAAACatgataaaactaaaaaatataaagaaaaatattctaaagtgaaaaaa GTTTCATTAAGAGCTTCTAAAGAAGAAGCTATGAAACAAATACACAGTGAAACTCAACGTTTGATTCGAGAAACAGAGATTTCACTTCCATATCATAAACCAAAACAACGAACattacaagaatttttaaacagaaaaaaagtaataacagCTCTTCCAAAAGCACCTACAATGGcagctaaattaaaaatgtcttCTATTATTGTTga tgaagttttaaaagaaaaagaaaaagaagcagaaatattttataaatcctcTGATTCAGAAGACGAAACTAAAGAaatcaataaagaaaatacagATAAAGAAATGAACATAAATATGCAAGACCTAAAGAAGAATAATGTTTCACGaaagttatttattgataataatttatctattctagaaagtaataaagaaaaaaatgatataatgaaagaaattaatgaaacattAACTGAAACAAAGGAAACTGAATATaacaatacaattataaatgataaaacaaaagaaaatgaaacaaacTTGGAAATAGCAGAAATACATTgtgaattcaataaaatagagaataacAATGTAATGTCTAAATTAAGTGAAACagctaaaaatgaaaaagaagatgatTTGTTACAAACTGACTTtagtcaaaataaaaataaagaaaaagacatatatattgataataataaatatgattcagaaattataaataaacattcagATATTTCtacatcaaaaaataataatgattatgcaaaaattgtaaaacaatCTTTAGGAATAACGACAGATGAATCTGATGAATATAACGAATATGGTTTACCGCCGCCTAAATTTGATGAATCCccagatattattaaaaagaaaactttattaaatataaatataaatttagaaccTAAATTAAGAGGTATTCCAGGTACAGTGATCGATTTATCAGATAACATTAAACCAAGTAAGAAAGGAATAAGTGCTTTGATAGATCGATTCATATGTAAACATTCTAAAACCAAAGaacatattaatgatattaatgatattaatgatattaaacttACAACAATGCAAATAAAAGAATCCTCAAAtggattatcaattattaaagaaacacTTCCATACAGATTATCAAATATAGCAAATGAAGATGCTAAATTAGAAAAACCTGGAGCTAAGTTAAAacgtttaaaagaagaattgaaacAGAAGATGGTATTAAAACGTAATGAAGAATggaaacaaaaagaagaagaaatgaaggAACAAGAAATAGAGTGGAATGAATCCATAAATgaagaagataattttaatgaaccaTATTCTCCAAGTATAGAATCTCACAGAACCGAAGAAGATGAATTAGAAGAagatgatatatgtataaaaaaaggaaaagagaaaaaaagaaatgtttttatagATGATGAAGCTGAAGTcagtgaaaatgaaataaacgatagtgatgaaattgaagatgaagatgaagatgaaGTTCAAGAAAATtcagaagaagatgaaaaactTATTTCAGAAAATGAAGATGAAAATAGCATTTGTGATAGCAATGAAGCATCTACAAAACATAAAACATTTAAGCggattttagaatctttagaTGATGATTCAAAATCTtcaatcattgaaaataatgaaaatattgaaaatcagaCTTCTTTTCCTCAAATAacattagataataaaaattttaaagaaaatgagtTAAgcgataatgaaaatgatattccagtttttcaaatacatataaaaaatgattcagaATATCAGAATCAAACacctaaaattaaaagtaatactttagattttatttctcctATAACGCAATTAACTGCACTAAATGCTCATGtaggagaagaaaatgaacTAATAACAGAAGAAGCAGAAACTAGagatttatttcatcaaatgcgagattttaataaacaagctacattacaaagaaaattatttgttagtCAAGATAATGTATTAGATGAGGATCTCATGGAAATATGCTCAGGTAAATTTCcagatgataaatttatttgctcCAAATTTGCAAAAGAAACTAATGTAAGTGAAAcacaattattagaattatgttCAGGAACTTTTAATTCTCAACCAAATGATAAAGAATTAGTTGACATCAGAGATGagttatttcaaaatacaGAAGTGTCTAATGAAAAAAACTGTTCATACTATgaaacagataaaaaaaataaacagcaATCAAAAGAATCTTGGAATAAATTTCGTATCTTATCTTCTGATGAAGAAGATTCagttgaagaagaaattgataagaaatcaaaaaaaagaattaaaaaattaaatttatccgaTGATGAAGAAGATTCTTCTGCAATAAGCACTAATGATGAATATGATGAAAAGgatgatgatgaaaaatttatagattatgaCTCGGaagagaatgaaataattattccaaaaaaagatataaaacaatatgcaACTAAATTTTTGGAAGAAGAAGCAGAACTTAGCGAAAGTGATTGTGATGTATCTGCAGATGAAGATGAACAGGATTTAGATAAATTGGAATTCGAAGATGGAGATAATGAAGAAATCGATGaaacaaaagtaaaaaatcaaataggGAAACTTCATATGAGACAATTATTGGATGAAGATCAGAGAGAAGTAAGAATGCtccaagaattattatttgaggATGGAGATTTGTTTAGTGAAAGCacacgagaaagaaaatttaaatggagAAACATAG ataaacaggatgataatgataattctcAACCATTAGAAGATAAAGATGGTTGGGTAGATTTATCTGATGATGAAGATGAAGCAAAGTGGCGTAAAATACGacatgaaagagaaaaattcttagcagaaaaaatg aaaaatgtagATACTGAAATTGAAGATGAATTAAATagtagtaaaatttttaaatttggcttaaaaattttgaaaaaaagacgaATTGATGAATCACAAAAACAAGATACATTAATGGAAACATTTGATTCTGAACCAAAATTGAAAGTACCTTATAGtattacagaaatattaaatacttcaGAATTGAATCAAACATCACGCATGATACAT aatGTTATGCAAAAGCGTTCATTCCTTGCTAAAGGAGAAGAAACATTGACTCGTTTAGCTGCTTTGGCTAAACGAAAAGAAACACCACTCTCGAcgataaatgcaaaaaattttgtttttacacATGTTGATGTAAATACGGAAGATGAGAATGTgtcaacaaaacaaaaaaattcaacaaaaagaaatcaaaaataa
- the LOC552362 gene encoding protein lin-7 homolog C, whose translation MVTMGEPLTLANDVKRSIELLDKLQKGGEVPATKLAALQKVLQSDFLSAVREVYEHVYETVDIQGSQDVRASATAKATVAAFAASEGHAHPRVVELPKTEEGLGFNVMGGKEQNSPIYISRIIPGGVADRHGGLKRGDQLLSVNGVCVEGENHEKAVELLKQAQNSVKLVVRYTPRVLEEMELRFDKQRAARRRQHMQ comes from the exons ATGGTTACGATGGGCGAACCTCTTACATTAGCGaatg aTGTTAAAAGAtctattgaattattagaCAAACTACAAAAAG gtGGTGAAGTACCTGCAACAAAATTAGCTGCTTTACAAAAAGTATTACAAAGTGATTTTCTTAGTGCTGTACGTGAAGTATATGAACATGTATATGAAACTGTGGACATTCag ggATCTCAAGATGTTCGTGCATCAGCTACAGCAAAAGCAACAGTTGCTGCTTTTGCAGCAAGTGAAGGCCATGCACATCCGCGAGTAGTGGAATTACCAAAAACTGAAGAAGGTCTTGGTTTTAATGTAATGGGTGGTAAAGAACAAAATTcgccaatttatatttcacgaatTATTCCTGGTGGTGTTGCTGACCGTCATGGTGGTTTAAAACGTGGTGATCAACTTCTTTCAGTTAATGGAGTG tGTGTTGAAGGAGAAAATCACGAAAAAGcagtagaattattaaaacaggCTCAGAATTCAGTGAAATTGGTTGTACGATATACTCCGCGTGTTTTAGAAGAAATGGAATTACGATTTGATAAACAAAGAGCTGCACGTAGGCGTCAACATAtgcaataa
- the LOC409986 gene encoding peroxisomal multifunctional enzyme type 2, protein MGEEKLSFVNRVVIITGAGAGLGRTYALLFASRGASVVVNDLGGSRDGDGSSTKIADSVVNEIRKNGGRAVANYDSVLDGEKIVKTAIDAFGRIDILVNNAGILRDKSFAKMLESDWDLIQNVHLKGAFKTTQAAWPYFVKQKYGRIIMTASNSGLYGNFGQANYSAAKMGLIGLTNTLAIEGKQKNIHTNVIIPTAASRLTEDILPPDFFKELKPELIAPVVVWLCHEKCMENGSIIESALGWAGKCHVIRSSGSTLRQDLSSEITPEDVENKWQVITDMSNAKHFNSIEEVTGEFMTTIETTKSENSQPSESQNSGVLRHTYNYRDIILYALGVGASVQIPTDFRYLYENDSNFAVLPTFYVVYAPMVALEFSMYEKFLPHIELDPTKILHGEQYIEVYKQLPTEATVETRYKIVDVVDKGKGALVVIQHDTFDTSNEDKLSTGQMIIFVIGAGNFKGKRTSSYIIPTIESPNREPDTSVTQQTSQDQAALYRLSGDQNPLHIDSNMSMIAGFKQPILHGLCTLGFSVRHILQTYTGGDPSLFKAIKTRFAKPVIPGQTLRTDMWQEGNRIHFQTHTVEENILVLSGGYVDLTNTISIQSKENLSSDISNTSLESDAVFFKIAEYVKTNSDEVKKINGVFLYHILVNGKLKAQWTLDLKKSEVYRGEPKSKPDATLTLEDADMIQMALGKLNPQVAFVRQKLKITGNIMLTQKLKTLIEASKSKL, encoded by the exons atgggagaagaaaaattatctttcgtcAATCGAGTTGTTATAATAACTGGAGCTGGAGcag gtttGGGTCGTACATATGCTTTACTTTTTGCTTCAAGAGGTGCTAGTGTCGTCGTAAATGATTTAGGTGGAAGTAGAGATGGTGATGGAAGTAGTACTAAAATTGCAGACTCAGTTGTcaatgaaattcgaaaaaatg gTGGTAGAGCAGTGGCTAATTATGATTCTGTTCTTGATggtgaaaaaattgttaaaacagCTATTGATGCATTTGGACGAATAGATATACTTGTTAATAATGCTGGAATTTTAAGAGATAAATCTTTTGCTAAAATGCTAGAGAGTGATTGgg atttgatACAAAATGTTCATTTAAAAGGAGCTTTTAAAACAACTCAAGCTGCTTGGCCCTATTttgttaaacaaaaatatggtAGAATAATTATGACAGCAAGTAATAGTGGTTTGTATGGAAATTTTGGCCAAGCTAACTATAGTGCAGCAAAAATGGGTCTTATTGGTTTGACTAATACATTAGCTATCGAAggcaaacaaaaaaatatacatacaaatgTGATAATACCAACAGCAGCATCTCGTTTAACAGAAGATATTTTACCACCAG atttctttaaagaattaaaacctGAATTAATAGCTCCTGTAGTAGTTTGGTTGTGTCATGAAAAATGTATGGAAAATGGTTCTATTATTGAATCTGCATTGGGTTGGGCAGGCAAAT gtCATGTAATTCGTTCATCAGGATCCACATTAAGACAAGATTTATCAAGCGAAATCACTCCTGAAGATGTTGAAAACAAATGGCAAGTTATTACTGATATGTCAAATgctaaacattttaattctattgag GAAGTAACAGGAGAATTCATGACTACAATTGAAACAACGAAATCCGAGAATTCTCAACCTTCTGAATCACAa aacaGTGGCGTTCTGAGACATACTTACAATTACcgggatattatattatatgcattaggag TCGGTGCCTCTGTTCAGATACCAACtgattttcgttatttatatgaaaatgacAGCAATTTTGCTGTATTGCCTACATTTTATGTTGTGTATGCTCCAATGGTTGCTTTGGAATTTTCTATGTATGAAAAGTTTTTACCACATATTGAATTGGATCCAACAAag attttacatGGAGAACAATATATTGaagtttataaacaattacCAACAGAAGCTACGGTGGAAACACGTTATAAAATTGTGGATGTAGTAGATAAGGGAAAAGGTGCCTTAGTTGTAATACAAC atgATACATTTGATACTAGTAATGAAGATAAATTATCTACAGgccaaatgataatatttgtaataggAGCTGgtaattttaaaggaaaacGAACATCTTCATATATTATACCAACTATTGAATCTCCAAATAGAGAACCAGATACATCAGTTACTCAACAAACAAGTCAAGATCaa gctGCTTTATATAGATTAAGTGGTGATCAAAATCCTTTGCACATTGATTCAAATATGTCAATGATAGCTGGTTTTAAACAACCAATTCTACATGGATTATGTACGCTTGGATTTTCTGTTCGCCATATTCTTCAAACTTATACTGGTGGTGATCCTAGTCTCTTTAAAGCTATAAAG ACACGTTTTGCAAAACCAGTAATCCCAGGTCAAACATTACGAACGGATATGTGGCAAGAAGGTAATAGAATACATTTTCAAACACATACTgtggaagaaaatatattagttttatcag GTGGTTATGTTGATTTAACAAATACAATATCCATACaatcaaaagaaaatctttcatCTGACATCAGTAACACATCTCTTGAAAGTGATgcagtattttttaaaatcgctgaatatgtaaaaacaaattcagatgaagttaaaaaaatcaatggagtatttctttatcatattttagtaAATGGAAAACTTAAAGCACAATGGA cTTTGGATTTGAAAAAATCTGAAGTATATAGAGGAGAACCAAAATCAAAACCTGATGCAACATTGACTCTTGAAGATGCTGACATGATTCAaatg GCTTTGGGTAAATTAAATCCACAAGTAGCATTCGTTcgacaaaaattaaagattactGGAAATATCATGCTTACTCAAAAACTAAAAACACTTATAGAAGCAAGTAaatcaaaattgtaa
- the LOC725801 gene encoding G/T mismatch-specific thymine DNA glycosylase: MISWYRTMSSLSLNKLKKKTPIEKINKQRKNINRFDGLTEEEVQQYTLPDYLKMNLDLVFVGINPSLMAAHRGRYYAGPGNHFYKLLHESGLTPRCLIYEEDYKLLQYGIGLTNIVTRATKSSADLKRTEIKEGSKIIEEKLKLYKPKIAVFNGKCIYEVFANKMGFNFNFGLQLERINETAIWVTPSSSARCANFPRMTDKLHFFTALKKYLQFLKGEIKDINIEEFLFEGKCKQFIPKTSKMWRRKNISAFLHGGRIANKDTICLDTSDENIAIAYSTEFVVKKFQSNENNKTNEISETNESDSSQNFEECISQNIVKTFFENDKFSQKKHLLSLNNEETKTNQISINNLKNIKQRVKSKTKMKKNYSQPIKKKDSKTNIDTEFINLIKQRLEKKNNYLDE; this comes from the coding sequence ATGATTTCATGGTATAGAACTATGTCTTCGCTctctttgaataaattaaaaaagaaaacaccaatagaaaagattaataaacaaagaaaaaacattaatcGATTTGATGGATTAACAGAAGAAGAAGTACAACAGTATACCTTGCCAGATTATCTAAAAATGAATCTGGATTTAGTTTTTGTTGGCATAAATCCGAGTTTAATGGCAGCCCATCGTGGTAGATATTATGCAGGTCCAggtaatcatttttataaacttttacatGAATCAGGATTAACACCTCgatgtttaatttatgaagAAGATTATAAACTTCTTCAATATGGAATTGGTCTAACAAATATAGTGACCAGAGCTACAAAATCTTCCGCTGATTTAAAACGTACAGAAATCAAAGAGGGTTCTAAAATCatagaagagaaattaaaactttacaaACCAAAGATTGCTGTTTTTAATGGCAAATGTATTTATGAAGTATTTGCTAATAAAATgggttttaattttaattttggattaCAACTAGAACGTATTAATGAAACTGCAATTTGGGTCACTCCATCTAGTAGTGCTCGTTGTGCAAACTTTCCAAGAATGAcagataaattacatttttttactgcattaaaaaaatatttacagttCTTAAAAGGAGAAATCAAAGACATTaatatagaagaatttttgtttgaagGAAAATGCAAACAGTTTATTCCAAAAACATCAAAAATGTGGagacgaaaaaatatttctgcatTTTTACATGGAGGAAGAATTGCTAATAAAGATACTATATGTTTAGATACGTCTGatgaaaatattgcaatagCTTATAGTACAGAATTTGttgtaaagaaatttcaatctaatgaaaataataaaactaatgaAATATCTGAGACAAATGAATCTGATTCATcacaaaattttgaagaatgtaTTTcgcaaaatattgtaaaaacgttttttgaaaatgacaaattttcacaaaaaaaacatttactatcattaaataatgaagagacaaaaacaaatcaaatttcaatcaataatttaaaaaatataaaacaaagagtaaaatcaaaaactaaaatgaaaaaaaattattctcaaccaattaaaaaaaaagattctaaaacTAATATTGATACAGAGttcataaatttgataaaacaaagattggaaaaaaaaaataattatctcgatgaataa